The following coding sequences are from one Triticum aestivum cultivar Chinese Spring chromosome 5A, IWGSC CS RefSeq v2.1, whole genome shotgun sequence window:
- the LOC123107282 gene encoding uncharacterized protein, translated as MEAAAAGFATGARGAAAARTFGLDLQAAAGGVRRPRRAIPMPAAGPRGGHPSFATAPSTLYAAYGAEPRRPPRLELGRVVTEFDSALTIDSHLVAVPVTRPSPMAPARPRHEHLGCGRPVSLLPLRGARRTHSSRRSAAAVGLGGEPRWQIAAAAVGRRGRSGGFGNPYAGVPPQGRRVYAQGV; from the exons ATGGAGGCTGCCGCAGCCGGATTCGCAACCGGCGCGCGGGGCGCAGCCGCGGCCCGTACCTTCGGGCTCGACCTccaggcggcggccggaggcgtGCGACGACCCCGCCGGGCCATCCCCATGCCCGCAGCGGGCCCCCGCGGCGGCCACCCCTCCTTCGCCACGGCGCCGTCGACCCTCTACGCGGCGTACGGAG CGGAGCCTCGTCGGCCGCCACGGCTGGAGCTCGGCCGCGTCGTGACGGAGTTTGATTCGGCTCTGACGATCGATTCGCACCTGGTGGCAGTACCCGTGACCCGTCCCTCTCCCATGGCCCCGGCGAGACCACGCCACGAGCACCTTGGCTGCGGCCGCCCGGTGTCCCTGCTCCCGCTCCGAG GAGCTCGTCGCACTCACTCCTCTCGCCGTTCAGCAGCGGCCGTGGGACTCGGAGGTGAGCCCCGCTGGCAGATAGCGGCGGCTGCGGTGGGACGACGCGGCCGATCCGGTGGCTTTGGCAACCCCTATGCTGGCGTGCCTCCCCAAGGCCGGCGCGTGTATGCTCAGGGAGTCTGA
- the LOC123107283 gene encoding acyl transferase 15-like has product MSVVVISKSPPVLIAPSEAIVIGEDINLSSYDKMFGGRAVTVFFIFESPIQDPMETIKRGLSQALVHYYPIAGRLAVGATSGEFVIKCTGEGVSFVAASANCAVKDVPDFCDSSLQEELAVFHAAEGFSNTEPLVLMQVTVFTCGGFVLGVMWNHAIGDGTGMAQFMQAIGELARRLPSPSVIPVRSKNSLVLDLPPFSTNFVQFLGTLQPSPMVFLDITVSSSLVNHIKSNYMMNYKRPCSVFEAVAAVLWQCRTRAIMSDPSALVVLTFPANARKHAVAREGYYGNCVTAQLVTASTGAVVNGDLMELVKMIQHAKDRVSGQSEIDELRQLDGYNLFFMSCWRNLGMEAIDFGFGPPARLMEYTKVRTTLPSCATCVPCNDEYNVQSICVIQEHADAFIRELAKSHLTYNLLSASSKL; this is encoded by the coding sequence ATGAGTGTTGTGGTGATCAGCAAGTCCCCGCCCGTGCTCATCGCGCCATCGGAGGCCATAGTCATCGGCGAGGACATCAATCTCTCATCTTATGACAAGATGTTTGGTGGCAGAGCAGTTACAGTGTTCTTCATTTTCGAGTCTCCAATTCAAGATCCCATGGAGACCATTAAAAGGGGATTGTCACAAGCACTTGTCCACTACTACCCTATCGCTGGCCGCCTTGCTGTTGGAGCCACATCCGGCGAATTCGTCATCAAATGCACCGGCGAAGGTGTTTCCTTCGTTGCCGCCTCTGCCAACTGCGCCGTCAAGGACGTCCCAGATTTCTGTGACTCGTCGCTGCAAGAAGAGCTCGCCGTCTTCCATGCGGCCGAGGGTTTCAGCAACACTGAACCACTAGTGTTGATGCAGGTGACCGTGTTCACTTGTGGCGGGTTCGTCCTAGGGGTGATGTGGAACCATGCCATCGGCGATGGCACCGGGATGGCGCAGTTTATGCAGGCAATCGGAGAGTTGGCCCGCAGGCTGCCGTCGCCGTCTGTCATCCCGGTGAGGTCCAAGAATTCGCTCGTTTTGGACTTGCCTCCATTTTCCACAAACTTTGTTCAATTTTTGGGCACCCTCCAGCCGTCCCCAATGGTGTTCCTTGACATTACTGTCTCATCAAGCTTAGTCAACCACATCAAAAGCAACTACATGATGAATTACAAGCGGCCATGCTCGGTGTTTGAGGCAGTTGCCGCCGTTCTGTGGCAGTGCCGAACCCGTGCAATCATGTctgacccgtcggccctcgtcGTGCTTACCTTCCCAGCAAACGCGAGAAAGCACGCGGTTGCTAGGGAGGGCTACTACGGCAACTGCGTCACCGCGCAGCTGGTCACGGCGAGCACTGGCGCCGTGGTGAACGGCGACCTCATGGAGCTAGTGAAGATGATCCAGCATGCCAAGGATCGAGTGTCTGGTCAGTCGGAGATCGACGAGCTGCGACAGTTGGATGGGTACAATCTTTTCTTCATGTCATGTTGGCGAAACCTTGGCATGGAGGCGATTGACTTTGGTTTTGGGCCGCCGGCGAGATTGATGGAGTACACCAAGGTTAGGACGACGCTGCCAAGCTGCGCGACGTGCGTCCCTTGCAATGACGAGTACAACGTGCAGTCCATCTGTGTCATACAGGAGCACGCCGACGCTTTCATCCGCGAATTAGCAAAATCCCACCTCACATATAATCTGCTTTCAGCTTCATCCAAGCTTTGA